The Streptomyces sp. RKND-216 genomic sequence GCGGCACGGTGCGGCTGCCGCGCGTGGTGGGAGCGGGCCGGGCGCGCGACATGGTGCTGACCGGGCGCGCGGTCGCGGCGCCGGAGGCGCACGCCATCGGCCTCGCCGACCGCGTCGTGCCGACCGGTGGGGCGCGCGCCGCCGCGGAGCGACTGGCCCGCGAACTCTCCGCTCTCCCCCAGGCGTGCCTGCGCAGCGACCGCGCCGCCCTCCTCGACGCCGAAGGCGCCGAGGAGGGCGCCGAGGCCGAGGAGGCCGAGGAGGCCGCTCTCGCCCGCGAGTTCGCCCACGGCGTGGCGGTCCTCCCCGACGCCCTTGCGGGCGCCGCCCGCTTCACCGCCGGCGAGGGCCGCCACGGCCACTGACGGCGCCCGGTTCCCCGGGCCCGGCAGTCAGGCGCCTCGGTGGGGCTACGGGACGACGAGGATCTTGCGCCCCTGGCCGGCGGCGAAGCGATCGAGGGCGGCGGGGTAGTCGGCCAGGGGCATTCGGTCGGAGACGAAGACGTCGGGGTCGAGGACGCCGGCGGCGAAGAGTTCGGCGGCGCGCTCGTAGCTGTGCAGGACGGCCATGGAGCCGGTGATGGTGATCTCCTGGTTGTAGATGCGGTACGGGTCGATGGTGGCCGTGGTCGCATAGTCCGCGACGCCGAACTGGAGGAAGGTGCCGGCTTTGGCGACGCGGCCGAGGCCGTCCTGGATGGCCGCGGCGTTGCCGGTCGCGTCGATGACGAGGTCCCAGCCCTGCGGGCGGTCCAGCTCCTCGGCGCGGGCGGCGGCGCCCGTGCAGCCGAGTTGCTTCGCGGTGGCCAGCCGTGCCGGGTTGAGGTCGAGGACGTCGACGCTGGCGGCACCGGTGCGCTTGGCCAGTTCCAGCATCATCAGGCCCATCGTGCCGGAGCCGTAGATCAGCACGTGGGAGCCGAGGCTGCTGCGCAGCACGTCGTAGCCGCGCACGGCGCAGGAAAGCGGCTCGATGAGTGCGGCGTCCTGGGTGCGGACGTGGTCCGGGAGCTTCACGCAGT encodes the following:
- a CDS encoding zinc-dependent alcohol dehydrogenase family protein, with translation MKAALVEAPGKVSLTTVPDPAPGPRQVVVDVAACGLCGTDLHILQGEFAPTLPVVPGHEFAGEVVAVGSEVTELAVGDRVAVDPSLYCYECRYCRAGHNNLCDRWAAIGVTTAGGAAEYAVAPVANCVKLPDHVRTQDAALIEPLSCAVRGYDVLRSSLGSHVLIYGSGTMGLMMLELAKRTGAASVDVLDLNPARLATAKQLGCTGAAARAEELDRPQGWDLVIDATGNAAAIQDGLGRVAKAGTFLQFGVADYATTATIDPYRIYNQEITITGSMAVLHSYERAAELFAAGVLDPDVFVSDRMPLADYPAALDRFAAGQGRKILVVP